A single window of Haliotis asinina isolate JCU_RB_2024 chromosome 5, JCU_Hal_asi_v2, whole genome shotgun sequence DNA harbors:
- the LOC137284596 gene encoding E3 ubiquitin-protein ligase ZNF598-like, translating to MDTQDNTCSVCHEKICVYAIGLCDHPVCFKCSTRMRVLCEQMYCAICRTDLPEVLFVKKQAKFSSIVRSKFIRQSKYKILFEDENVEKTYRQLQEHKCKVCTDRPSEKTFHALKDHMRKEHTLFCCDLCLKHLKLFSFERKFYNRRDLATHRRTGDEDDRSYKGHPLCHFCDERYMDKDELHRHLRKDHYFCHFCDEQSNEYYNDYEDLKQHFRERHYMCEMDHCVGVQFTNVFRSEIDMKAHIAKEHHQRLNKAQYKETRTLDVNFQLPPRARGRDRGRGSANVTSDDYEDTSSRGQGRGYRGRGYRGHDSGRDREERAQIERAREASMQEALRATEKEMREVERRRLEAQEKEMAKQEEERLKMELKSIERDFPSLSGNGPVPSIVPANVGKTNKKQSHPKDSKSQTMSQRIKAPGRLNSTEYPSLGAGSSSSSSQKMSHSNSSGRDSPVQNPVQSSVVPSSNIQTVPQSVMDSIKKSDHIVQKRMPMKTSDDFPSLGGGHSRPKNESNVSLMSLGVWSGKSKKNEIQMDTNANSKPQQSVPTSLASVGFSLCDRPFVKVQKSNSAKSKTGSNSSSQSQSTVKVPPPKTRDKEPPLASAGSKEDVSSKKSKKKKKQNDLKEQTLAKPASADSGKDKKSKKSKDSDPVAKMFSEQNDRDSGIESSSGSVDASAVFKADEYVRGSVRKTEVVTTAAADIVQLASTPSCSSNTGATSGSLEGIAVGLLGGNMAAGASGTVSNGFNTNQKLPVLDDFPALNSPSSLAAPPPGFTSAVPPGFGGKTSVARPPPGFSSQSNDYSSKKKNAPFSEEANNYVFSKPQNFSVRNKELVQNVSNLLCNDQDKFNKFKAYSGSFRQGSMTAAEYYKNCQDLLLQEHFDTIIPELIALLPDINKQQELLSVHREASKTTSSVLKITGKSTKAPWSSTSEFKTCPTCRQVLLQKDFDLHLTEHDAQGDFPSLGGGPPHRSFLGQGSYIKAK from the exons ATGGATACTCAAGACAACACATGTTCGGTTTGCCACGAGAAGATTTGTGTTTACGCCATTGGGTTATGTGATCATCCTGTgtgtttcaagtgttccacGAGAATGAGGGTGCTGTGTGAGCAAATGTACTGTGCAATTTGTAGAACAGATCTACCAGAG GTTCTCTTTGTGAAGAAACAAGCCAAGTTTTCCAGCATTGTTCGGAGTAAATTTATCCGTCAATCAAAGTATAAGATCCTGTTTGAAGATGAAAATGTGGAGAAAACCTACCGTCAGTTGCAAGAGCACAAGTGTAAAGTGTGTACTGATCGCCCTTCTGAAAAGACGTTCCATGCCCTCAAGGATCACATGAGGAAGGAGCACACACTGTTTTGTTGTGACCTTTGTTTGAAACACCTCAAG CTTTTCTCCTTTGAGAGGAAATTTTATAACCGTCGTGATCTGGCAACCCACCGACGAACAGGGGATGAAGATGACAGGTCCTACAAGGGTCAtcctctttgtcacttttgTGATGAGCGATACATGGATAAAGATGAACTTCATCGACACTTGAGGAAAGACCACTACTTCTGCCACTTCTGTGATGAACAGTCCAATGAATACTACAA CGATTACGAAGACCTGAAGCAACATTTCCGAGAGAGACACTACATGTGTGAGATGGACCACTGTGTTGGTGTACAGTTCACCAATGTGTTCCGCTCCGAAATTGACATGAAGGCCCACATTGCCAAGGAACATCACCAGCGGCTCAATAAGGCCCAATACAAGGAGACTCGCACTCTTGACGTCAACTTCCAACTGCCACCACGGGCCAGAGGACGGGACAGAGGCAGAG GAAGTGCTAATGTTACAAGTGATGACTATGAAGATACCTCCAGCAGAGGTCAAGGTCGTGGGTACAGGGGACGAGGTTATCGTGGCCATGATTCAGGGAG GGATCGTGAGGAGAGGGCACAGATAGAGAGAGCCAGGGAAGCCTCAATGCAGGAGGCGTTGAGGGCAACAGAGAAGGAGATGAGAGAGGTGGAGAGGCGACGCCTTGAAGCTCAAGAAAAAGAGATGGCAAAACAGGAGGAGGAGCGGTTGAAGATGGAGCTGAAATCTATCGAAAGAGACTTCCCGTCCTTGTCTGGCAATGGTCCAGTTCCCTCCATTGTCCCAGCAAATGTAGGCAAAACTAACAAAAAACAGTCACACCCCAAAGACTCCAAATCACAAACTATGTCCCAAAGAATAAAAGCCCCAGGTCGTCTCAACTCCACAGAGTATCCTTCCCTGGGTGCTGGATCATCTAGTTCTTCGTCTCAGAAAATGTCACATTCTAATTCCTCTGGCAGGGACTCACCAGTACAGAACCCTGTCCAGTCAAGTGTTGTTCCTTCAAGTAATATTCAGACTGTTCCTCAGAGTGTCATGGACTCTATCAAGAAAAGTGACCATATTGTGCAAAAACGAATGCCCATGAAGACTTCTGATGACTTTCCATCACTAGGTGGTGGGCATAGTCGACCGAAGAATGAGAGTAATGTTAGTTTAATGAGTTTAGGTGTATGGTCTGGTAAATCTAAGAAAAATGAGATTCAGATGGACACTAATGCAAATAGTAAACCACAACAGAGTGTTCCTACTTCACTTGCATCTGTTGGATTTAGTTTATGTGATCGTCCTTTTGTTAAGGTGCAAAAATCTAATAGTGCAAAATCTAAAACGGGTAGTAACAGTAGCTCACAATCTCAGAGCACAGTGAAAGTGCCTCCTCCTAAAACTAGGGATAAAGAGCCCCCTCTTGCAAGTGCTGGATCTAAAGAAGATGTTTCATCAAAGAAAagtaagaaaaagaaaaagcaGAATGATCTGAAAGAACAGACTTTGGCTAAACCTGCCTCTGCTGATTCGGGAAAGGACAAAAAGTCCAAGAAGTCCAAGGATTCTGATCCTGTGGCTAAAATGTTCAGTGAACAGAATGATCGAGATTCAGGGATTGAGTCCTCCAGTGGGTCAGTGGATGCGTCGGCAGTATTCAAGGCAGATGAATATGTGAGAGGTTCAGTTAGGAAAACTGAAGTGGTCACAACTGCGGCTGCAGACATAGTCCAACTTGCATCAACACCATCCTGTTCTTCCAACACTGGAGCAACAAGTGGTTCCTTGGAAGGCATTGCTGTTGGTTTGCTGGGTGGGAACATGGCTGCTGGTGCTTCAGGGACTGTCTCAAATGGCTTCAACACTAATCAGAAACTACCTGTTCTAGATGATTTCCCAGCTCTCAATTCTCCTTCCTCCTTAGCTGCTCCCCCTCCAGGCTTCACAAGTGCCGTCCCTCCAGGGTTCGGTGGCAAGACGTCAGTTGCCAGACCTCCGCCTGGCTTTTCTTCTCAGTCCAACGATTACAGTAGCAAGAAGAAGAATGCTCCCTTTTCAGAAGAGGCAAACAACTATGTATTTTCGAAACCTCAAAATTTCTCTGTACGAAACAAGGAGCTTGTTCAGAATGTGTCCAACTTGTTGTGCAATGATCAGGACAAGTTTAACAAGTTCAAGGCCTACTCTGGGAGCTTCCGCCAAGGGTCTATGACTGCTGCGGAGTACTACAAGAATTGTCAGGACTTGCTTCTTCAGGAACATTTTGACACGATCATCCCTGAACTTATTGCTCTTCTGCCTGACATCAACAAGCAGCAGGAGCTGCTGTCTGTTCACAGGGAAGCCTCCAAAACCACGTCCAGTGTTCTCAAGATCACTGGAAAGAGCACAAAAGCACCATGGAGTAGTACCTCTGAGTTCAAAACTTGCCCAACATGCCGACAAGTCCTGCTTCAGAAAGACTTTGATTTGCACCTTACAGAACATGATGCCCAAGGGGATTTTCCATCTCTTGGAGGTGGACCACCTCACCGAAGCTTCCTTGGTCAAGGATCGTACATTAAGGCAAAGTGA